TTCATGTCAAAAACAGCTTCCATAACTATATCAGTTTCCTCATCAGAAAATCCTGCTTGGAATAAAACATTAATAAGGTCCCCGATATCATCGTCTGGGACAACCACATTCTCAAGCTCAATTTTTTCTGTATTGTTGTCTTCCATTTTTTTAATTTAATATAAAAATATACTAACATTTTTTGGGACATCCATCAATCTAGAACAAAATCCATTTTGGGACATCTTGTTTATAGGTAGAATATATTAAGCCAAAACGTTTCATTAGGGCTGGCTCTTCAAAAAATATCACATATACGTTAATAAAGACAACTATAAACAAAAAATAATAAAGTAGAAGAATATAACCTAAAACAAAAAACTCACCTAAAATGATTGAAAAATAGCAAAGATACATTGGGTTTCTAGTGTGCTTGTAAATACCTCGCGAAACCAAATTTTGATGAGGTTCAATCGGAGCAGGAGTCCCCTTCCCGAATATTGAAAATAGACCTGTGCAGTACCAAAAGTACAAAGATGAAGCAGATATCAAAACAATCCCCATAAACCATAGAATATCATTCTTTAAAATAGCAAAATCATTAGAAATATTCAAAATAACTAAAAATGCCGGGATTATGAGCATAAATAAAGATCCAGCAGCTAGCCCAGCGATACTTGCTTTTAATATTTTTACAAAATTTATTTTCATAGCATTAGCGAGATAACAGAAAAATAAATAAGAACCGAGAGGGTGTCTTGCAAAATAGTTCCGAAGGGACCGCTGGCATTCGCTGGATCAATTTTCATTCTATCTAGGATAAATGGAATAATAAGCCCCGTAAAAAGTGCTGACATTATGGCCACGAATATTGCCACACTAAGAACAATACCAATTTGAAGGTTCCTATAAATAGCTATATCTAACATAAAAAAAGAGACTGCTGAAGCCACAGCAATCAAAAACACAATGAAAAAATTTCTCAAAAAATATTTTAAAAAAGAAAAACCGTTGCCAACTGCTAAATCTCTTATTAAGAAAGTTGACATTTGAGTACTAACAGCACTTGCTATGTATATGACTAATGGAATAAAGACTATCAAAATTACATTAGTATAAATCTCTTTTTCGAACACTCCAATTATTTTAGCAATCAATAAACCTCCCAATAGCCCAACGAAGAGCCATGGGAATCTATGAATAAAAGACTTAAAAATAGAGATATTCATTATATTGTCAAAGTTCCCTTTTGAGTTTAAGACACCGGCCATTTGAAAGATATCTTTCTCTGTTTCTTTATGCAAAACTCGCAATATATCATCACTTTGCACAACACCTAGAAAATAACCATTTTTGTCTACAACTGGTACTGCCTTAATTTTGTACTTCAAGGCCTTGTAGACAATTTTTTCCTGGTCAGTACTTGATCTTGAAACAATTAACTCGGAAGTCATTATTCGCCTTATCTTAATATCTTTTTTTTGCCTAAAAATTTCCTTGATTGAAGCAACGCCAGCCAATTTTTTCCTTTTATTTACAACATAGACGTAATTGATAGAATCAAATTTATCAGCATCTTTTATTAAGAGTTTTTCTATTCCCTTAATATCTTCGTCAATATCAACAACAGGAACTAAAGTAGTCATGATTTTCCCAGCTGTTTCTTTTTCAAATTTTTTAATATTGTTTTCCTCCATATTTTTATTATATCATTTATTCACAATAGCCTAAAGACTTAAAAGGATATATAATTAATAATATGTTTAATAAGAGAAAAAAACCAAAGGATAAAAAAATATTCAACATAAATATTGTTAGCTGGTTTCTTGGCATAGTTTTTTACTTTTCTTTTTTTGGCTACGTTTGGTCCCTTGATTTAATAAATGCAGTTATCTTCCTGTTAATAGCAATAATAACTTTTCCGCCTAGCTACAAACTTCTGGAAAATCAATTAAAAAAGCGTTATGATTTTAGCCTTGGAAGTATTCACAGACTTGCTTTAATAATTTCTTTATTTATAATTTTTAACCTCTTAAATCCATCTGAGCTTAATAAGGATATAAGTTTAGAAAATTTGGATGATATAAAACCAAGCTCATTATTAAATCAATTTGAAAACACGGAAGAAAAAGTTGCGGAATCTAATGAAAATATTGAACTCAAAAAACTTACTAGCTATAAAGTAATAGACGTTATTGATGGGGATACAATAAAAGTAAATATTGATAATCAAATAAAAACAGTTCGTCTCATTGGTATAGATACTCCAGAAACAGTCCACCCCGAAAAACCAGTCGAATGCTTCGGCAGAGAATCTTCACAAAAGTTAAAAGAACTTCTCTCGGGAGCTGAAGTTTACTTAGAAAAAGATAAAACTCAAGACAATCTAGACAAATACTCACGTCTTCTCCGTTATGTTTATCGTAATGATAATTTGTTTATCAATAAATGGATGATTGAGAATGGCTATGCTTATGAATTTACATATGAAATACCCTATATTTACCAAAACGATTTTAAAGAAGCCGAAACAAGCGCCAAAAATAACAAATTAGGCTTATGGAGTGACGATGTTTGCATTGACTTTGATTCACAACCAACAGAAGAAAACAAAAAATATTGCCTAATAAAAGGCAATATTTCATACAACACCGGTGAGAAGATATATCATCATCTTGGATGTGATGAGTACGAAAAAACTATCATAAATACAGCTAAGGGTGAAAAATGGTTTTGCTCTGAAGAAGAGGCGCTTAAGGCTGGCTGGAGAGTGGCAGAAAGTTGTCCTTAATTTTGTTTCCTTTTGATAATCACCCAATAATATCGCCAATGAGAAAGTGTGTGAATGAAAGCGATAACAGCCATAACCATTCCTATTCTAACATGGAGAGTTAAGAGTTGCGGATAAGACATCACGATTAAACCATAGTCAATAATAACTGCCATCACTATCCCCAGAAATGCTGAAGCTAGAAATGTAAAGAGTAAAACCACATTCCAAAATCGTCTTTGGTTTATTTTCTTTACTTTTCCAAATTTAACAAGCAAAAATGACCCAAAATAAAAAAGAAGGGTGAAAAATATTATTGTTAGCGTGTTATAGGCCTCTGCCATAATTTTGATTTTGAGTGGTTGATCTATCACAAAGTTTGTCGTAGTTTTGGTCAGTAAACAGAGTGCAGCGACCTGGGAGAGCACAAGCAAGACCACGAGGGCAAGTATTAGCTAAATTAACTGATGGTTTATCTAAGTTTCCATTACCATTCTTTATTATTTCATCATCATTGTCCTGTGTGTTATTTGTGGTATTGCTATCGCTAACTGAACAACCTTGAACAAAAATCATCACCAAAAGATAGCCAATAAAATATATTGATGTTTTTTTAGATTTGAATATATTCATAAATTTGATTTTAAAGTTTAAACATTATAACATATAAACATTAATTAAAAAAAATGAGAGTCCCAACAAGAAAACCAGGTATTTATACTCACGACAAAAAAGACCCCCACATAACTGAGTCTAAGTATTGTAGTTTAAAAAATAAACTACAAGTTTTAAAAAGCAGAAGACCAGCCTTGATTGATGAGGTTAAAAGACTCGCTCTTGATGGAGATTTTTCTGAAAATCACGCCTACAGCCTAGCTAAAGGTAAACTAAGAGGTCTTAATCAGAAAATGCTAGAGATAGAAAATCATCTCAAAAAATCAATAATCATAAAGAAATCAAAATCGAATTTTATTGAAATTGGGTCCACAGTAGAGGTGGAGGTGAACGGGAAAATAAAAGAATTAACCATACTGGGATCAAGTGAAACAAATCCAAGCACTGGCATAATATCGCACCTCTCCCCAATCGGTGAAGCCCTGATAAATAGAAAAGTTGGACATGAAATATCTCTAAATATTAAAGATAGAACAATAAAATATAAAATAATTAAAATAAAATAAAACTGTGATTTAAAGGTCACAGTTTTATTTTTAAAAATCTCTAAACTTTTTTCTTACTTTTATTCGTAGTCTTTTTGATATTTTCTAATTCCTTTATTGTTTTTTTCATTTCTCTCATCTTTAATTCTCTACCCACCACCAAATCATTAAACTTTTCCATCTCCTCAACTTTTTCCTCAAGTTTTTTCTTATCTTTTTTTTGCTCAATTAGTAATTTTTCTTTTTCTTTATTAATTATTTCTTCTTTTTTGAGTTGATTTTTAATAAATTCGGCCGTATTCCTTACTTCAGATGTTTTCTTATCAACTTCTTTTCTTAATGACTTTGTTAAAAAATAACTAAAGAAAATTCCAGTAACTGCAAATGAGGCTAGAGCTATAAAAGTAAAAAACCAAATATTTTTCATAGCACTATCTAATCCATGATATGCTTCCTTTTCTTCCCATACTGTAAGTAGAAAAATCTTTTTGTCTACAGCCTCAATTGGTTGATAATTAACTACTTGATTTTCTCCATTAATAACAAATTCTATATATCCCTCTTTTTCTTCTTTAAAAATACTTTCTAAATCATTTTTTACTGCTTTGTATTTTTCCAATGTTAGAATATTTTTTCCAAGATAATCATTAATCCCTGAGGTAATAATGTTCCCATCAGTTTCCAGCAAAAAAGATTCATTATTATGAATATGTTCAAGAAAGAAAGAAAGACTGCCAAAAAAATCGTTTGCATTAATAAATGAATCGACAATACCGTCAAAGTCTCCATTCTTGATTACTGGATATTGGAAGGCAATGCCTGGAAACCCCTGTACTGCGTCAAAGATATCACTAAATACGGGACTCATAGTTTTCTTGAGCTTGATAACGTGTTCCTGCCCACCAATATCAATCCCAATTGCAGAATCATCATTCGGATAAATATATTTTATAATATTGTCTTTATCTATTCTGGTAAAAGCGTGGACATAATCCTTGTTCCTCTCATAAGCTCCTTTCAATAAACTCAATCGGCATTCTTCACTGCAATCATCATTTGAATAATTTTCAGATATATATTCTAACTCCTTTTCCATATCTTCAAATAGCTCAAGAAGTTTTTCTGACAAAAGATTACCTATCTCAAAATATTGTTTTCTATGGTTGTCTTTAAATTGACTCTTTAAATTATTAATAGTTGAGATAGAACCAAAAATGAACATCCCACCAACTAGACTGAATAGAAAAATAAGAATTATTATCAAACTTGTTCTTTCTAGCTTCAAAATTTTAAAATAATATAATAATACTAAAAGAAACACAACAACCACTAAAATAGAAATAAACAAATATATATATCTAAGATAATTAAAATTAAGAACTTCATTATTTTTCTGAACCAAGTCCTGGTCAGGCTCAATAAACTCTTTCTCATATTCATCTAAATACGTGGTGGCAGCAACACTTAGCCCAATACCGTCAGCCGTCTTAGCATCTACTATTGCGATATACATATACTTTTGAGTTATAGTCCCATCTGCCTCTTCCCATGCATAGACTCCATCAGAAACAAGCCCACCCTCTGATTTGGACATAACATCCCAAAAACCTGGGAGCTTATTCTTTAAGGTATGTAAATCTAAATCTACTATTGCTGGATTAGTATGGTAGCGAGCCACTAAAGTATTATAATCAGTCACTGCAGTATAACCAGTTTTCCCAACTAACTGCACGGCGATTTTCTGAAAATATGGGTCTTCTTGAAAATCTTTCACTGTCATTTCCGGGTTTCCTCTTAGGTAAATTTCCACTTGCTTAGCAACATCCTCCGCTTTTTGCTTTATAGCTAATTTTGAATATTCAAAGGAGTTCTTAATATTATATTCCTCTATATATTCTTCCGCGGTTTTTTTATCGATATATGAAGTAGCTCCTACAAATAGTTTCTTATTATCTGCTGTGGGGGTATCCACACAAGCCGTAACCATATATTTATCTGTTAAAGTCCCATTGCTTTCTTCCCATTCATAATATCCAGATGAGTTTTTGCATTTAGGTCCAATTGATCCGCCATGAATTTTCCACCAATCAGGGAGTTGTTCTTTTAAAAGATGGGAATCTGTATTTACTAATTTCTCTTGTGGATGAAGATAAAAATAACCTGATTCGCTATCCACAAGCCCTGTGTAACCTTCATCTCCGAGCCTTTGAACAGCAATAGATTTAAAAACATCATCTTTTTGCAAATCTTCAATCGTGAGCTCGGGGTGATTTATTAAGTACTCATCAATTTTTTCGGCAGTTTCCTTTGCGTACGATTGAATAAATTCTACATCAACAGATTTATTTTCAACGAGAATCGGAGCTATCCATTCATTGTATATTTCATCAAATTGCCCACTAATGATAATTTTTGACAATCCATCATTAAGCCTAGTTAATAATTCTGCATTCCCTTCTTGCACAGCAAAAGTAAAGTCTTGTTTGAAATTATCAATTTGAGAGACTGCAATAACATTATTTATTCCTAATTTTTTTATTAGTTGTTTTCCGACTATTTCTTGAATAATAATTGCGTCATATTTTCCTTCAGCCAGTAGAGTAAATGCTTCCTCATAGCTCTCAACTGCAATAATGTTATCTGATACCTTCTCGCGTCGTGCAAATTCCTCGGCATTATCTCCTGCCATTACAAGCACTTCTTTCCCCCATAGGTCAGATAATTTATTTATATTATCATGATCTCTTCTAACAAAAATATTTCCATAAATAGAAATATAGGGAACGGTAAAATCATACAAGACTTCTCGCTCTGGAGTTCTCCCAACCAAAGGTAATACGTCAATTCTTCCTTCTGTCAAATCTTCTTTTATTTCAGACCAAGGTCCAACATAAAACTCAACATCTAGATCCACAGCTTTAAGCGTAGCCTCTAATAACTCAACAGAAAAACCATCTGCTTGACCATCGTTAATAACAGAAAAAGGTGGATAATCGTATTCTGTTGCTGATTTAATAGTTGGAGTGGTTACTTCTCCATCAACAAAAAAATTGTCATTGCCGACAGCATTAACATGACTAAAGGTTATTAAACCTGAAAAAATTAATAGTCCTAAAAATAAAATCCTCCTTGTTATATTCATTTAATTATTATACCACAAAAAAACTCTATTTGTAATAAATATGATGGTTTAGAACAACAACTATTTTAAAACTCTGTTTTTGCGTTTAAAGACAAAATATTTTATCTTCCTCTTCCTCTCCCATTATTCACTTTCGATGGATCTTCCTTGTTGGGCCCCTTCATTTTAATAAAATGTTTAGCATTATTTGTAATAGCTTTTGTTGAATTTATAATACCATTTATATTTTTTTGATCTTCATTCTCTATGGCTTCAGTAACAGTCTCCACTCTCTTGTCTAGTTTCTCGAAAAGAGCTTCAACGTCTGTTTCGTCATAGTCATCATCTTTTAAATCAATCTTTAGAGCTTCAACTTTTTCTTTAAGTTCCAAAAGTCTCTCAGTATTTTCTAGGTCTTCTGTTATTCTATCGCTACTATTTTCTCCTTGTCCCATCAGTCTGTCGTCTGATTCAAGATTATTTGAACGTATTTGTCCATTATTAAATTTTGTAGAACTAGCATTTCTCATCATTTCACCCCTTCCGTTATTATTCACTTGAATATTTTCTCCAATGTTATCCATCGCCGATGCAATATTTTCTACTAATTCATCATCCTCTTCAATACCGACAAAAGATGCTATGTTATTTAGCTTTTCTCTTTGATTTATACGACTTTGTTCGCTTCCATCTCCTTCTTTAAAAGCGATCTCTCTAGCCTTTTCCTTCAAAGCAACTGCCGCCTTAATTGTATTTGAGATAGCCACTCTGTCTTCATTTTCTTTTATGTTTTCACTCAAAACTTCTGCTTCACTCAGCCTTCTTTCAGAAAATTTTTCATATTTTTCTTGCTTTTCAATATCAGTATTCGCTACTTTTAATTCAATCTTTTCTATAGCTAATTTAACAGGATATAAAATATGTTTTTCATTTACCCCAGGGCTTGCATAACTATACAAAGGGAGTCCAAACAATAAAGATAGAAGTAAAACAAAAGAGATAGCTCTATGTTGAAATTTCCTATTCAAAAGAAATTCAAAACTAAAACTTTCC
The genomic region above belongs to Patescibacteria group bacterium and contains:
- a CDS encoding isoprenylcysteine carboxylmethyltransferase family protein; translation: MKINFVKILKASIAGLAAGSLFMLIIPAFLVILNISNDFAILKNDILWFMGIVLISASSLYFWYCTGLFSIFGKGTPAPIEPHQNLVSRGIYKHTRNPMYLCYFSIILGEFFVLGYILLLYYFLFIVVFINVYVIFFEEPALMKRFGLIYSTYKQDVPKWILF
- a CDS encoding magnesium transporter, with the protein product MEENNIKKFEKETAGKIMTTLVPVVDIDEDIKGIEKLLIKDADKFDSINYVYVVNKRKKLAGVASIKEIFRQKKDIKIRRIMTSELIVSRSSTDQEKIVYKALKYKIKAVPVVDKNGYFLGVVQSDDILRVLHKETEKDIFQMAGVLNSKGNFDNIMNISIFKSFIHRFPWLFVGLLGGLLIAKIIGVFEKEIYTNVILIVFIPLVIYIASAVSTQMSTFLIRDLAVGNGFSFLKYFLRNFFIVFLIAVASAVSFFMLDIAIYRNLQIGIVLSVAIFVAIMSALFTGLIIPFILDRMKIDPANASGPFGTILQDTLSVLIYFSVISLML
- a CDS encoding thermonuclease family protein, with the translated sequence MFNKRKKPKDKKIFNINIVSWFLGIVFYFSFFGYVWSLDLINAVIFLLIAIITFPPSYKLLENQLKKRYDFSLGSIHRLALIISLFIIFNLLNPSELNKDISLENLDDIKPSSLLNQFENTEEKVAESNENIELKKLTSYKVIDVIDGDTIKVNIDNQIKTVRLIGIDTPETVHPEKPVECFGRESSQKLKELLSGAEVYLEKDKTQDNLDKYSRLLRYVYRNDNLFINKWMIENGYAYEFTYEIPYIYQNDFKEAETSAKNNKLGLWSDDVCIDFDSQPTEENKKYCLIKGNISYNTGEKIYHHLGCDEYEKTIINTAKGEKWFCSEEEALKAGWRVAESCP
- a CDS encoding GreA/GreB family elongation factor; amino-acid sequence: MRVPTRKPGIYTHDKKDPHITESKYCSLKNKLQVLKSRRPALIDEVKRLALDGDFSENHAYSLAKGKLRGLNQKMLEIENHLKKSIIIKKSKSNFIEIGSTVEVEVNGKIKELTILGSSETNPSTGIISHLSPIGEALINRKVGHEISLNIKDRTIKYKIIKIK
- a CDS encoding transporter substrate-binding domain-containing protein — encoded protein: MNITRRILFLGLLIFSGLITFSHVNAVGNDNFFVDGEVTTPTIKSATEYDYPPFSVINDGQADGFSVELLEATLKAVDLDVEFYVGPWSEIKEDLTEGRIDVLPLVGRTPEREVLYDFTVPYISIYGNIFVRRDHDNINKLSDLWGKEVLVMAGDNAEEFARREKVSDNIIAVESYEEAFTLLAEGKYDAIIIQEIVGKQLIKKLGINNVIAVSQIDNFKQDFTFAVQEGNAELLTRLNDGLSKIIISGQFDEIYNEWIAPILVENKSVDVEFIQSYAKETAEKIDEYLINHPELTIEDLQKDDVFKSIAVQRLGDEGYTGLVDSESGYFYLHPQEKLVNTDSHLLKEQLPDWWKIHGGSIGPKCKNSSGYYEWEESNGTLTDKYMVTACVDTPTADNKKLFVGATSYIDKKTAEEYIEEYNIKNSFEYSKLAIKQKAEDVAKQVEIYLRGNPEMTVKDFQEDPYFQKIAVQLVGKTGYTAVTDYNTLVARYHTNPAIVDLDLHTLKNKLPGFWDVMSKSEGGLVSDGVYAWEEADGTITQKYMYIAIVDAKTADGIGLSVAATTYLDEYEKEFIEPDQDLVQKNNEVLNFNYLRYIYLFISILVVVVFLLVLLYYFKILKLERTSLIIILIFLFSLVGGMFIFGSISTINNLKSQFKDNHRKQYFEIGNLLSEKLLELFEDMEKELEYISENYSNDDCSEECRLSLLKGAYERNKDYVHAFTRIDKDNIIKYIYPNDDSAIGIDIGGQEHVIKLKKTMSPVFSDIFDAVQGFPGIAFQYPVIKNGDFDGIVDSFINANDFFGSLSFFLEHIHNNESFLLETDGNIITSGINDYLGKNILTLEKYKAVKNDLESIFKEEKEGYIEFVINGENQVVNYQPIEAVDKKIFLLTVWEEKEAYHGLDSAMKNIWFFTFIALASFAVTGIFFSYFLTKSLRKEVDKKTSEVRNTAEFIKNQLKKEEIINKEKEKLLIEQKKDKKKLEEKVEEMEKFNDLVVGRELKMREMKKTIKELENIKKTTNKSKKKV
- a CDS encoding DUF5667 domain-containing protein, giving the protein MNKLDKQLNSLPKPKMSLVKKMNLKYKLYVLIIQESFSFEFLLNRKFQHRAISFVLLLSLLFGLPLYSYASPGVNEKHILYPVKLAIEKIELKVANTDIEKQEKYEKFSERRLSEAEVLSENIKENEDRVAISNTIKAAVALKEKAREIAFKEGDGSEQSRINQREKLNNIASFVGIEEDDELVENIASAMDNIGENIQVNNNGRGEMMRNASSTKFNNGQIRSNNLESDDRLMGQGENSSDRITEDLENTERLLELKEKVEALKIDLKDDDYDETDVEALFEKLDKRVETVTEAIENEDQKNINGIINSTKAITNNAKHFIKMKGPNKEDPSKVNNGRGRGR